Genomic DNA from Desulfuromonas sp. TF:
CGCGGCCCCAAAGGGACAAAAATCACCATCACTGTTATGCGCGAGTCCTTCGACAAACCACAGGAGTTCACCCTGGTCCGCGAAATAATCACCGTCAAGAGCGTAAAATCCAGCACGCTGGAAGACGGATATGCCTATGTGCGCGTAGCCCAATTCCAGGAGCGCACCGCCAACGACCTCCTCGATGCGCTTAAGCTGCTGCGTTCTCAAAACGGCAGTCTGCGCGGCCTGATCCTCGATCTTCGCAACAACCCTGGCGGACTTCTGGATCAGGCGGTGAAAGTTTCAGACATCTTTTTGCCGGGCGGTCTTATCGTGTATACCGAAGGGCGTGAAGAAGGGGCCCAGATGAAATTTTCCGCCCATCCCAACAATACCGAGGACGATTTTCCTATGGTCGTTCTTATCAACGGCGGCAGCGCCAGTGCATCGGAAATTGTCGCAGGCGCTCTTCAGGACCATGGACGGGCAGTGGTGATGGGGACCCAGAGCTTTGGGAAAGGATCGGTGCAGACCATCATTCCATTAACCGACGACTCGGGTTTGCGTCTTACGACCGCACGGTACTACACTCCAAACGGAACCTCTATCCAGGCCACGGGCATCATTCCCGATATCCTTGTCAACCCGATTGAAATACAGGAAGCCAAGGAAGGGATGCTTTTCAGGGAAAAAGATCTCAAGAACCATTTTGAGACCCCGGAGAAAACCGATGAAAAACTGCCGGAAGAGGATGAACGGCAGATGTTCCAGCTCAACGAGGAATATCGTGACGATTACCAGCTGATGCGGGCCCTGGATCTGCTGAAGGGATGGCATATCTTCAAGGCTCTCGACCGGACGGCTGCCTGATCTTCCTTCTGACCATCAACCCGGGGGGATGGCGACATCCTCCCTTTTTTTATCTTCTTCATGGCTTCTCGAAAAAAGAAAAAAGGCAATCGCAAACCAATCCGGAAGATGCCGAGCCATCAGGCCAAGGTGCTGCTTGCGGCGCTATTCGTGTCCGGATTTCTCGTTCTCAGCCTGGTGTTGCTTTCGCATCTGCGCAATGCCTACAGACCGGTGGCGGCACCGCCGGGTGCAGAGTTGAAACTGGAGATCCTCGACGACATCCGTGTGGAGCTTGAAAGCGTCCTGCTGCGCAGTGGGGCACCTCTCACCCGGGTGGAGGCCGGTGGACAGGGGGAGCTTCGCATGGAAGCGCGGGGCGAATTCCCTCCGCCGGAGGTCATTGCCGATCTTGACCGGCGGATGCGGCGCATCTCCGACAGTCTGCATTTGGAAGCCAGCCCCCCATCCGGAAAGATAGCCATCTCCGGAGAGGGTCTTTTGGCTGTTCTCAGCTTTTCTCCCTCCCTAGAAGAACCGGTGGTTAAGGCGAAAGGCAGGCCTAAAATGGTCATCATCATGGATGACCTCGGCGGGGACATGGTCTCGGCACAGGCTCTGCTCGATATCGATCTGCCGGTGACTTTCGCCATCCTGCCGGGAACAGCCAATGCCTCGAGGATCGCGACCCTCGCACACCGCCGGGGCAGGGAGGTGCTGATCCACATTCCCATGGAACCGCGGAATTTCCCCGATATCAATCCCGGACACGACGCTCTGCTCGTCGAGCATTCGAAAGCAGAGATCCGAAGAAGGTTCCAAGGCTATCTTGACAGAATCCCCTATGCGGTGGGCGGCAACAATCATATGGGGTCCCGTTTTACCGAAGACCGGGAAAAAATGGCGACAGTGCTGGCGGAGATGAAGGATGCGGGGCTTTTTTTCGTGGACAGTCTGACGACCGGACGTTCGGTGGGTTTTGAGGAGGCACGAAAGGCGGGGCTGCCGACGGTGGTCCGGGATGTCTTTCTCGACAATGTCCAGGATGTGGAACTGATATCCGTGGAGATTCGGCGTCTTGCCGCCCTGGCAGCCAGACAGGGATATGCCGTGGGGATATGCCACCCCTATCCACAGACACTCGAGGCATTGCGCCGCGCCTCCGATTTTCTGCGAGAGCAGGAGATCGATATGGTTCCGGCCTCGCAGGTTCTCCTCCGGTAAAGTCAGGGACGGTGGAAAACTGAAAACTGCTCAGGGCAGCTGTGCCGCTATCCTTACGGCAACGGACCTCAGACGGTCGTGCTGCTCGCTGTAGAGAATCTCTTCGGGGAAATCGGAGCAGACCCTTCGGATCAGAAGGAAGTCGTCTCCCAGCAGGCCATCCTGGTTCAACAGAGTGTGGGCCGCCAGGCGGTAGAGGCAGGCCTCTTCTCCAGTGGAGGAGGGGTTTTCGGGCTCCATCAGTTCGATCGTTTTATGGGAGACCTCCAGGCCGTCCTCGTCGAAGCGGTAAAAGGAGAGCTGCTGCTGATAGAAATTGCGTGTATTCGGAGCCCGGCGCAGCACGAAGTATGAACGCTGGGCGGATTCCCGGAACAGATCGCGCAGGGGATCGGAAGCCCCGACTTCGCGCTTTGAACGGTAGAAATGGCGGAAAACAGTGGTAGAGAAGCACTCCTCCTCCAGGTAGCCGGCAACCCCTCCGTCGGACGTTTCGCAGTAGTACCCCGCCGTGGCAATGGAGTCTTCCTGAACGAGTCGTCTGCCGCAGAGCAGGCAGGACGGTTGAAGCGTGTCCCTCCGCGCGCCGTAGGCGGCATCCCGCTCCGCCAGCAGGTTTTTTTCTTCCTCGGATACCCTGTCGAGCCTCCGCTGTGCATCCTGTTTGGCATCAAGATAGACCTGGCGTGCCAGATGGGTGAACTGAATGTGTACATCGGTTCCGCGGCCATGGGTGATAACGGGATAGATCTTCCCTTCAGGGTTGGTATTGAGGGATTCGACCTTGGGGCTTTTCGCGATAAACCCTTCCAGGCACCGATAGCCGCGATTGATGGCATATCCCTTGAGCAGTCGATAGGAGTCCCTGAACGGGCCATCATAGCGGATCCGGGAATCGATCAGGCAGGGGAGAATGCGCAGGGGGCGCCTCGAGAGCCCGTGCTCATCGAAAAAGTCGTAAAGATTTCTGCAATTTTCAAGAGAGGGGGCATCCTTTACGGGTACGATGACCCGGTCTGCGGCATACAGGGCGTTACGGGTGAAAATATCGAGGTCAGGACGGGTGTCGATGATGACGATACCCTTCAACTTCGAATTGGCCAGAATGCGGGCAAGGATTTCGGGAGATTCGATCTGATGGCGGATGGTGGTCAGCCGGCGGCTGGACGGAATGAACTGGACTCCGTATTCTCCGGTTTCGATCACATCCTCGATGCTCTGCCCCGAGAGCAGAGTCAGAACGTCACCATGCGGTTCACGGCGGCCGATACGGAACATTCGGTCCACGGAAAAATGGTTGTCGAAGCTGAAGAGGGTTACCGGCATCTCCTCATTGAGCGCCTTGAGATAGATGGCCAGGTTGGTGGCCAGGGTGGTCTTTCCCACCCCGCCTTTTTCACTGGAGACGGTAACCACGTAGGGTTGCAGCATGGCAGTTCCTTCGATAAAATTTACAAGCTCCATATATAGTGAATCCGGTTGCAAATGTCAATGCCCAACCCCAATATGTTGTAGGTGCTATATGGCAGATCCGCGACAAATCCTGACAGTTTCCCGGCTCGCCTCTCTGATCAAGGAGGTGGTCGAGGAAAATTTCGTCCAGGTCTTGGTCGAGGGGGAGCTCTCGAACTTCGCTGCGCCTTCTTCCGGCCATTACTATTTTTCACTCAAGGATGAGAAAGCCCAGATCCGGGCCGTCATGTTCCGCCTCCAGAGCCGCCTCCTCCCCTTCCGTCCCGAAAACGGCATGCGAGTGATCTGCTCCGGGAGGGTTTCGCTCTACTCCCAGCGCAGTGAGATCCAGCTGGTGGTGGAGACTCTCGAACCGCGGGGAGTGGGGAGCCTGCAGGTTGCCTTCGAACAGCTCAAGAGCAGACTCGCCGCGGAGGGGCTCTTCGCCGAGGAACGCAAGCGCTCCCTGCCGCCTTTCCCCGGAACCGTCGGGGTAGTCACTTCCGCCAGCGGTGCGGCCATTCACGATATTCTTCATGTCCTTCGCCGCCGCCATGCCGGGGTGCGGGTGCTGCTCAGGCCCGTGCGGGTGCAGGGGGAGGGGGCAGCGATGGAGATCGCGGAAGCGATCGCCGACCTCAACCGTTTCGGGGAGGCCGATGTTCTGATCGTCGGCCGCGGCGGCGGATCGTTGGAAGATCTATGGGCCTTCAATGAAGAGTGCGTGGCACGGGCCATTCACGCTTCGGCGATACCGGTCATTGCCGCGGTCGGGCACGAGGTGGACTACTCCATCGCCGACTTCGTTGCCGATCTGCGGGCTCCGACCCCCAGTGCCGCCGCCGAGATGGTGGTGAAGAGCCGGCTCGAACTCGAGGGGCACCTGGATCATCTGATTCTGCGCCTGGACGGACAGATGCGCGGCCGTCTCGATCTGCTCGGAGAAAAAGTCGAGGGGCTTGCCCGCCGTCTCCAGTCCCCGGTCCAGAGAATTTCCCTTTGCCGGCAACGGCTGGAAGATCTGGAGCGCCGTCTGCATCAGGCCATGAAAAATGTCCTGAAGGAAGGGGACGGCCGACTCGCCACTCTCGCCGGTCGCCTGGACGACCTCTCTCCCCTGCGTATCCTCGCCCGGGGTTACGCCATTGCCCTCGACGAAAAGAGGGGGCGGGCCGTGCGCGATGCCCGAACGCTCGCTCCCGGTGACCGACTGAGGATCCGGTTCGCCCGCGGAAGCGCACGGGCAGCCGTTGAGGAGGTGATCAAGTGAGGTGCCTGTTTCTGCTGATTTTCTTCTTTCCAGGGCAGGCCCTGGCGGCCCTGGTCCTGTCCCCCCCGGCGGTCGACAGCGGCGGGGTAGCCCTGCTGCGCTGGGAGGGCGCGTCACCTTCTCTGGCCGTGGCCCGCTTCAACGAACGTGTGATCTATCTGTCCCCGACCGGTAGCGGGGCCGCCGCACTGCTGGGAACCGATGTCGAACTTCCGGCGGGGGATTATCCAATCACCCTCGCTGTCGTCGATCGAGGGGGCGGGACTTCCTTTCACCGGACGACACTGGTCGTTCGCAGCTCATCTCGGCCGGTGGAGCGACTTACTCTGCCGGAGGCAATGGTCGAACCCGTCGATCCCGACGTTCTGGAAAGGATCGGCAGCGAGCACAGAATGCTGACCGAACTTTTCGGAAGACAGGACCGCCCGGCTCTCTGGAAGACCTTTTCCCTGCCGGTGAGCGATCCGGTGAGCAGTTCTTTCGGTCTGCGGCGCATCCTGAACGGCAAACCCCGCTCCCCCCACTCCGGCGTCGATTTCCGCAGCCCCCGGGGGACCCCTATCAGGGCGGCGGCGGAGGGAATTGCGGTCTTTACCGGCGATCTCTACTACACGGGGAACACGGTGGTCCTCGATCACGGCGAAGGGCTCTATACCCTCTATGCCCATCTCGATACTGTGGATTGCCGGACAGGTGAGCGCCTGGAGGCCGGGGCTGCTCTGGGACGGGTCGGCAGCAGCGGACGTTCGACTGGACCGCATCTGCATTGGGGAGGCAAACTGCGGGGCGACCGGATCGACCCCCTGGCCCTGGTGAAACTGTTCGGGGAGTTAGGGGAGGAAAAGCCTTGACTCCCCTCCCTGGCCGTTGCGATAATTATCTTTTTAATATCCTGGTCTTTACCCCTTACATCTGATGAATTCAGATAAAATGGAAGCGGAATTATGCCGGAAAAAGAATCCTTTGAAGCCGTCCTGAAAGCGCTGGAGGAGGCGGTGGCCCGGCTCGAATGCGGCGAACTCTCACTGGAAGAGGCGCTGGAGTGCTTCGAGCAGGGGGTGAAGTGCGCCGCTCTTTGCCGCGAATCCCTCAAAGCCGTCGAAACCAGGGTGGAGCTTCTGCTCAGAGGGCGGAACGGCGACCTGAAAGTGGAGAATTTCATCGGGGAGTGAATTCCCCCCTGGAGAGTTCATGGACCTGAAAAGCTATTTCGATCACCGCATAAGTCAGGTGGATAAAGCACTCGAATCCGTACTGCCGGGGGAGAGCACCCTTCCGGCCAGTCTTCACAAGGCCATGCGCTATTCAATCTTTGCCGGCGGCAAGCGCATCCGGCCGATTCTGATGATCGCAGCATGCGAGGCGGTGGGCGGGGACCCTGCGCGGGTGATGCCCGCTGCCTGTGCCATGGAGATGATTCACACCTATTCCCTGATACATGACGATCTTCCGGCCATGGATGACGATGATTTCCGCCGCGGCCGCCCCACCAACCACAAGGTTTTCGGCGAGGCAACCGCCATCCTGGCCGGCGACGCCCTGCTGACCGAGGCCTTCATTCTCCTTTCCAATTCCGAGACCAGCCGGAAAATTGATCCGGAGATTATCCGACGGGTGGTGCATATCATTGCCCGCTGCGCCGGTTCCCTGGGGATGGTGGGGGGGCAGGTGGTCGATATGGAGTCGGAGGGGAAAAAGATTGATTTCCCTACCCTCGAGTATATCCACACACACAAGACCGGAGCCCTTATCCTGGCGTCGGTTCAAGCAGGGGCTCTGATCGGCGGCGCCGATGAAGGGGTTTTCGCCGCACTGACCCGCTACGGTGAGGCGGCGGGGCTGGCCTTTCAGGTGGCCGATGATATACTCGACGTGGTCGGAGACCAGGCGCAGCTCGGCAAGGATGTCGGCAGCGATCAGGCCCGGGAAAAGGCCACCTATGTCGCACTTCTCGGATTGGAGGAGGCCCGGCAGCGGGCCCGGGAGCTGCGGGATGTGGCACTGACTGCGCTCGATCCGCTCGGGGAATCGGCTGAGCCCCTGCGCAGCATCGCCAGTTATATCGTCGACCGTTCTTCCTGATCGTAAAAGCATAAGATCCGGGGCATTGGTTTTTGCCTCGCGAAATCAGCATTTATCCCATCAATTCCGGGGATGAGGGATAGGATTCAAAATGAGCTCTTTCTTGAAGGACCTTGGTTCGCCCGCCGAGCTGAAAAACTTCTCCCAGGCCGAGCTGAAGTCTCTGGCCGAAGAAATCCGCACCGAAATTATCGATACGGTCTCGCGCACCGGCGGCCATCTGGCCAGTTCTTTGGGGGTCGTGGAGCTATCCATCGCCCTGCACCGGGTGCTCAATACACCGAAGGACAAAATTATCTGGGATGTCGGACATCAGGCCTATGCCCACAAGCTCCTCACCGGCCGCCTGGAACGTTTCGGCACGCTGCGCCAGATGGGGGGTATCAGCGGCTTCCCCAAACGGGAGGAAAGCCCCCACGACTGTTTCGATGTTGGGCACTCCAGCACATCCATCTCGGCCGCCCTCGGAATAGCCGCCGCCCGCGATACACTCGGCGGAACTGAGAAGATCGTCGCGGTCATCGGCGACGGTTCTCTGACCGCCGGTCTGGCTTTCGAAGGGCTGAACCAGGCAGGGCACCTCAAAAAGGATCTGATTGTCGTTCTCAACGACAACGAGATGTCCATCTCGCCCAACGTCGGGGCTCTTTCCTCCTTCCTCAGCCGTAAGATGACTTCAGACCTGTTCATCCGGTTCAAGAAGGAGACGGAAAACCTCCTAGGCCATGTCCCTCGTTTCGGCAAGGATCTTCTCTCTCTGGCCCGCCGGGCCGAGGATTCCCTCAAGGGATTTCTCACCCCGGGGATGCTCTTCGAAGCCTTCGGTTTCGACTATGTCGGTCCCTTAGATGGCCACAATCTCGACGAGCTGATCCAGACCCTGCAGAACGTCTCCCGGCTCAAGGGGCCCATTCTGGTCCATGTTCTCACCAAAAAGGGGAAAGGATATCTCCCCGCCGAGGAGAACCCGCCTCTATACCACGGAGTCGGCCCCTTCGACCGTGAAAGCGGCGAGGTTCAAGGGAGCAAGGGGGGCGCTCCCAGTTATACCGCGGTTTTCGGACGGACCCTTGTGGAACTGGCGGAAAAAGACGAGCGTATCGTCGCTATTACCGCGGCCATGCTCGAGGGGACCGGCCTGAAGGAGTTCGCCCAGCGGTTTCCCGAGCGCTTCTTCGACGTAGGAATCGCCGAGCAGCATGCCGTCACCTTTGCCGCCGGTATCGCCTGCAACGGCCTGCGTCCGACCGTCGCTATCTACTCCACCTTCCTGCAGCGCGGCTATGACAGCGTTCTGCACGATGTCTGCCTGCAGAATCTCCCCGTGACCTTCGCCCTGGACAGGGGGGGGCTGGTCGGCGCCGACGGTCCCACACACCACGGGGTTTTCGACTACTCCTATCTGCGCCATATCCCCAATCTGACCTTCATGGTCCCCCGCGATGAACGGGAGCTGCGTCGGGCCATGGCAACCGCCCAGGGGCACGAGGGGCCGTTCGCCTACCGGTACCCGCGGGGCGTGGGTTCGGGTTTGCCGCTGAACGATGTGCCGTCTCCGGTGCCGATTGGGAAGGGCGAAAAGCTGCAGGATGGCAGTGACGGGGTGATCTTCGCTATTGGGACCTGTGCGGCGCCGGCCCTTCAGGCGGCCCAGATGCTGGCGGACGATGGTCTGTCGCTGGCGGTCGTCGACCCGCGATTTCTCAAGCCTCTTGATCGGGATCTGCTGATTGCCGAAGCGAACCGCACCGGCCTGGTCATCACCGTGGAGGAGAATGTCCTTCAGGGCGGATTCGGATCGGCGGTGATGGAGCTTCTGGCGCAGGAGGAAATCTCTCCCCGCATCGCATGCATCGGTCTGCCGGATTTCTTTGTCGAACAGGGAAGTCAGGAGCAGCTGCAGGCCCGTTACGGTCTCGATGCCGAAGGTATCGCCGGCCGCATCCGCAAAGTCCTCGGCGGCGCCAGGCAGGTTAACTCTTCGGCCATGGGAAACTGATATTTTCCGGCTCCGCTTTT
This window encodes:
- the xseB gene encoding exodeoxyribonuclease VII small subunit, which produces MPEKESFEAVLKALEEAVARLECGELSLEEALECFEQGVKCAALCRESLKAVETRVELLLRGRNGDLKVENFIGE
- a CDS encoding M23 family metallopeptidase codes for the protein MRCLFLLIFFFPGQALAALVLSPPAVDSGGVALLRWEGASPSLAVARFNERVIYLSPTGSGAAALLGTDVELPAGDYPITLAVVDRGGGTSFHRTTLVVRSSSRPVERLTLPEAMVEPVDPDVLERIGSEHRMLTELFGRQDRPALWKTFSLPVSDPVSSSFGLRRILNGKPRSPHSGVDFRSPRGTPIRAAAEGIAVFTGDLYYTGNTVVLDHGEGLYTLYAHLDTVDCRTGERLEAGAALGRVGSSGRSTGPHLHWGGKLRGDRIDPLALVKLFGELGEEKP
- a CDS encoding polyprenyl synthetase family protein; the encoded protein is MDLKSYFDHRISQVDKALESVLPGESTLPASLHKAMRYSIFAGGKRIRPILMIAACEAVGGDPARVMPAACAMEMIHTYSLIHDDLPAMDDDDFRRGRPTNHKVFGEATAILAGDALLTEAFILLSNSETSRKIDPEIIRRVVHIIARCAGSLGMVGGQVVDMESEGKKIDFPTLEYIHTHKTGALILASVQAGALIGGADEGVFAALTRYGEAAGLAFQVADDILDVVGDQAQLGKDVGSDQAREKATYVALLGLEEARQRARELRDVALTALDPLGESAEPLRSIASYIVDRSS
- the dxs gene encoding 1-deoxy-D-xylulose-5-phosphate synthase; the encoded protein is MSSFLKDLGSPAELKNFSQAELKSLAEEIRTEIIDTVSRTGGHLASSLGVVELSIALHRVLNTPKDKIIWDVGHQAYAHKLLTGRLERFGTLRQMGGISGFPKREESPHDCFDVGHSSTSISAALGIAAARDTLGGTEKIVAVIGDGSLTAGLAFEGLNQAGHLKKDLIVVLNDNEMSISPNVGALSSFLSRKMTSDLFIRFKKETENLLGHVPRFGKDLLSLARRAEDSLKGFLTPGMLFEAFGFDYVGPLDGHNLDELIQTLQNVSRLKGPILVHVLTKKGKGYLPAEENPPLYHGVGPFDRESGEVQGSKGGAPSYTAVFGRTLVELAEKDERIVAITAAMLEGTGLKEFAQRFPERFFDVGIAEQHAVTFAAGIACNGLRPTVAIYSTFLQRGYDSVLHDVCLQNLPVTFALDRGGLVGADGPTHHGVFDYSYLRHIPNLTFMVPRDERELRRAMATAQGHEGPFAYRYPRGVGSGLPLNDVPSPVPIGKGEKLQDGSDGVIFAIGTCAAPALQAAQMLADDGLSLAVVDPRFLKPLDRDLLIAEANRTGLVITVEENVLQGGFGSAVMELLAQEEISPRIACIGLPDFFVEQGSQEQLQARYGLDAEGIAGRIRKVLGGARQVNSSAMGN
- a CDS encoding divergent polysaccharide deacetylase family protein; the protein is MPSHQAKVLLAALFVSGFLVLSLVLLSHLRNAYRPVAAPPGAELKLEILDDIRVELESVLLRSGAPLTRVEAGGQGELRMEARGEFPPPEVIADLDRRMRRISDSLHLEASPPSGKIAISGEGLLAVLSFSPSLEEPVVKAKGRPKMVIIMDDLGGDMVSAQALLDIDLPVTFAILPGTANASRIATLAHRRGREVLIHIPMEPRNFPDINPGHDALLVEHSKAEIRRRFQGYLDRIPYAVGGNNHMGSRFTEDREKMATVLAEMKDAGLFFVDSLTTGRSVGFEEARKAGLPTVVRDVFLDNVQDVELISVEIRRLAALAARQGYAVGICHPYPQTLEALRRASDFLREQEIDMVPASQVLLR
- the xseA gene encoding exodeoxyribonuclease VII large subunit; this encodes MADPRQILTVSRLASLIKEVVEENFVQVLVEGELSNFAAPSSGHYYFSLKDEKAQIRAVMFRLQSRLLPFRPENGMRVICSGRVSLYSQRSEIQLVVETLEPRGVGSLQVAFEQLKSRLAAEGLFAEERKRSLPPFPGTVGVVTSASGAAIHDILHVLRRRHAGVRVLLRPVRVQGEGAAMEIAEAIADLNRFGEADVLIVGRGGGSLEDLWAFNEECVARAIHASAIPVIAAVGHEVDYSIADFVADLRAPTPSAAAEMVVKSRLELEGHLDHLILRLDGQMRGRLDLLGEKVEGLARRLQSPVQRISLCRQRLEDLERRLHQAMKNVLKEGDGRLATLAGRLDDLSPLRILARGYAIALDEKRGRAVRDARTLAPGDRLRIRFARGSARAAVEEVIK
- a CDS encoding ParA family protein → MLQPYVVTVSSEKGGVGKTTLATNLAIYLKALNEEMPVTLFSFDNHFSVDRMFRIGRREPHGDVLTLLSGQSIEDVIETGEYGVQFIPSSRRLTTIRHQIESPEILARILANSKLKGIVIIDTRPDLDIFTRNALYAADRVIVPVKDAPSLENCRNLYDFFDEHGLSRRPLRILPCLIDSRIRYDGPFRDSYRLLKGYAINRGYRCLEGFIAKSPKVESLNTNPEGKIYPVITHGRGTDVHIQFTHLARQVYLDAKQDAQRRLDRVSEEEKNLLAERDAAYGARRDTLQPSCLLCGRRLVQEDSIATAGYYCETSDGGVAGYLEEECFSTTVFRHFYRSKREVGASDPLRDLFRESAQRSYFVLRRAPNTRNFYQQQLSFYRFDEDGLEVSHKTIELMEPENPSSTGEEACLYRLAAHTLLNQDGLLGDDFLLIRRVCSDFPEEILYSEQHDRLRSVAVRIAAQLP
- a CDS encoding S41 family peptidase, translated to MSFGKVNRIGTAEATPQYQDLQLFTDVLSIVRKSYVEEVEMKDLIYGAIDGMLASLDPHSAFMPPDIYKEMMIDTSGEFGGLGIEITIKDGILTIVSPIEDTPAYRAGLQAGDQILKIEDQFTKDLSIMDAVKMMRGPKGTKITITVMRESFDKPQEFTLVREIITVKSVKSSTLEDGYAYVRVAQFQERTANDLLDALKLLRSQNGSLRGLILDLRNNPGGLLDQAVKVSDIFLPGGLIVYTEGREEGAQMKFSAHPNNTEDDFPMVVLINGGSASASEIVAGALQDHGRAVVMGTQSFGKGSVQTIIPLTDDSGLRLTTARYYTPNGTSIQATGIIPDILVNPIEIQEAKEGMLFREKDLKNHFETPEKTDEKLPEEDERQMFQLNEEYRDDYQLMRALDLLKGWHIFKALDRTAA